Within Flavobacterium pisciphilum, the genomic segment TTCTCATCAAATCCAGTTAGACTCTTAAGAGTATCTAGTTTTTGCCAAATAGTTCCTTTTGAGTCAAAGTTTAAAATTTGATTCTGTTGTTTTTTAGTTTTAAATGAATATAAGGTAAGGTCACCATCATAAATTCCTACCAATGGGATTTTTTTCTTGATATTGTCATAATAATACCATCCTTCAACAGAATAAATTCTCATGTGGTCTTCAGAAGAATTATAAAATTTAAGGTACATGGTGATTGAATATTTTTCATTAATCGAACCCGTTAGTACTTTCTCTTCAGTCCGAATATTCTGTAGTTCAACTTTTAATGTTTGAGCAAATAAAGGGAATGAAGTTATAAATAGAAAAGCCAGTAAGAGAAATGTTTTTTTCATGCATCAACCTATTTAAAGCACATTCAAAACTTGTTCTTTAATTTTTTCTAATTCATCTTTCATCATCACAACCAATTTTTGCATTTGAGCATGATTAGATTTTGATCCCATCGTATTAATTTCACGACCCATTTCTTGAGTAATAAAACCTAATTTTCTACCATTAGCTTCTGTGCCGTTAATAGTTTCTAGGAAATAATCTAGATGATTGGTTAGACGAACTTTTTCTTCGGTTATGTCTAATTTTTCAAGATAATAGATAAGTTCTTGCTCAAAACGATTTTCATCAACATTTACTTTAAGTTCCGAAATTGCTGTTTGCAAACGGTCTTTTATAGCCTGAACACGTTCTGGGTCTAGTGCCAAAGCATCAGTCATATATTGACGGATATTGCCAATGCGTAATTGAAATTCTTTTTCAAGAGATTCCCCTTCATCTTTTCTAAAATTCAAGATGTTTTGTAGTGCTTCTTCAATTACAGTTTGAATTTGCTCCCAATCATTTTCATCAATTTCCTCACGTTCTGTTTTTAATGTGTCAGGCATACGAATAGCCATCTTCATTAATTCAGTTTCATCAGCCTGAGGATAAACTTCTTTTAATTGGTTGATATAAATTTTCACGATAGGGACATTTACTTTCGTAGATGTTTGCTCAGAGGTACTTTCGATAAATATAGAAAAATCAACTTTGCCTCTTTCTAGTTTCAATGCAATCTGATTGCGTAAACCCAATTCCATTTCTCTGTAAAGTGAAGGCATTCTAACATTGAGGTCTAAACCTTTACTGTTTAACGATTTTACTTCTACAGTAATCTTTTTTGTTGGTAATTGCAAAGAAGCCTTACCGAACCCTGTCATGGATTGTATCATATAATTGGATATAAAGGGGCAAAGATAATGAAATATTTGCTGTAATCTTATTGAAGGTTATTTGGCTAAAGCCTTCATTACCTGTAAGATATTTTGTTGAGAGTTGCCAATGTATATTTTTTCATCAATAATAAAGACAGGACGACTCAAGAAAGTATAATGTTCTAGTATGTATTTTTTGAAATCGGCTTCGGTCAATGATTTGTTTTTTAAATCCATCGATTTATACAATTGCGCTTTTTTACTGAATAGCGCTTCGTAGCTACCAGCAAGTTGGTGCATTTCTTCAAGTTCAGTTTCAGTAATTGGATTTTGTTTGATATCATGATATGCTAAATCAATATCTTTAGGTAATCCTTTTATTATTTTGCGACAAGTATCGCAAGAAGCGAGGTAGTATATTTTGTTCATAGGTATCAAAGTTTAGACTGCAAAGAAATCTATTTAAAATTTAAAATGTTTATTTTTATAAAAAAAGTAGAATTATGACTCAGACATTTGAAGCAACAAGAGTAAGCAGAAATTTAATTTCGCAATTTTTAAATAATTTTTCCTTAGAGCAATTAAATAAGACCCCAGAAGGTTTTAATAATAATGTAATTTGGAATATTGCACATATTATTGTTACACAGCAATTGCTGGTTTATAAATTATCAGGGTTGCCAATGATGGTTTCGGATGAGTTGGTAGAAAAATATAGAAAAGGAACCAAGCCTGAAGGAGATATATCGCAAGCGGAACTTGAGGAAATTAAATCATTACTTTTTGAAACTATAAATAAAACAGAGGAAGATTATAGTGCTAAAGTATTTAAAACATATAATGAATTAACGACAAGTCTTGGTTTTGTTTTTAAAAATATTGATGATGCATTATCTTTTAATAACTATCATGAGGCACTCCATGTTGGAATTATGATGAGTATCCGAAAATTTATTTAATTTTTTCTATTGTCTCAATAGTTACTTTCATTGCACCAGCACCTTTATTTTTGGTAATGTCCATAAAAGCACGTTTTGATAAATCTATCTCACGTGTTTTTACAAATGGTCCTCTATCTGTAATTTCTACAATTACAAATTTTCCATTAGCTTCGTTAGTGACTTTTACTTTGGTGCCAAAAGGAAGTTTTTTGTGAGCAGCAGTATATTTATTGTTGTTGAAGCGGCTTCCGTTTGCAGTTTTTCGTCCATTAAAACGATCAGCATAATAGGAGGCATGAGCAGATTTTTTGTATAGTTTTAATTTGGAATTTTTATCTATAGTTATAGAGTCTTTTTCTGTATTAGTAGGAGAGGCAACTGTTTTGTTTCTTGGGTTTTTTAAGGTGTCCTGTATTATTTTAGGGTCAACAGGTTTGGTTTGACTTGTTATATATGAAAAACCACAACTTAAAAAAGTAATGATTAGGATAGAAAGTATGATAGATGTTTTATTACTCATAAATTTTATTTTTAAGGTGATAACTTACACAAATAATATGCCGAAATAAAAAAAAGCCCTGTATTTAGGGCTTTATTTGTGCTTTTAGAACCATGAGCTCCATGGTAATCTGCTTAAAATCAATACTAATCCTAATCCGTAAAAAATCGAAAATGTTTTGAATTTAGATTCGCTTGTGATTAAATTTTTATGTTTTGACCATCCAATAGTTATCAAAATAATTGCAATGATATTAATTAGTGGGTGTTCTAATGAGGTAAGTCTAAGTTCTGCGTTTGCCATTTGTCCAAAAGCTGCTTTACCAAATGGAGAGATAAAATAAAGGATCAAACCAATTAGTAATTGTGTATGAGTTGCAATTAATGTGAAAAGACCAATCTTACGATCAGTAGATGTAAAATCTTTTTTTGAAGTAAAACCAATGATGGCATTTATAACTGCAACAAGTAAAAGGATTAAGACAATGTATGCCCATCCTGAGTGGAATTTTTGTATGAAATAATACATAGAACTAAAGTTTTTTAAACAAATATAAACAAAATTATGGCATAAAAAAACGGCATTAAGCTAAAAGCCAATGCCGTTTTTGATAATTATTTTGATTCTAAATATTAGAAATTATAACTTAATGTAAAGTTCCAAGTTCTTCCAAAACCAAAGAATACTTGGTTGTTTGTTGCTACCCCATTATATGTTCTTCCAGCTGAAGCATAAGTAGCTCCATCTTTTCCATTAATGAAATCATCAGCAAAAGTATTTGTTCTAGATTCAGCAATGTAAATTTTGTCTAAAACGTTGTTTACGTTTAATCTAAAGTTCATTGATTTGTCTTTGTCTCTTCCTAAAAGCATTTTGTATGAGAAACCTGCATCCATAATTCCGTAAGAAGGTAATTCTAAAGCTCCTTTGTTGTCTGGAGAAGTAAAATCTACTGGGCTTAATCCTGCGTATAATTTGTCATTAAAATTGTAGTTAGCATCAAGAGTTACTCTTGTTAGTACTTCGTAAGATGCACCTAAAGAAGCTGTTATTTGTGCAGCATCACCAACTTTTACTTTGTCCATGTAAACTGTAGCTCCTGTAAATTCTGGAATTGGAGTATTGTCTGCTTGTAAATAAGCATTTACAGTTGCATTTCCTTTGTATTCCCAAATTCCGTAAGAGAACATTGCGTTAACTTTTAATTTTTCAGTCAAATTTGAACTTCCTTCAAATTCAATTCCTGAGTGAACTTCATTAAGACCTACGTATTCTGTATAAGTAGTATTTGAAGGGTATTGAGCACTAGTTGGAAGAGCTTTACCTTTTAAATATCTATCATTCCAAGTTGTGTTATAAACGTTAACAGTAGCATTGAAGAAACGAGAACGGAATCCGTATCCAGCTTCAAAACCAATGATTTTTTCGTTAGTAAGGTTAGGGTTTACTGTTGATTTATTATTTGGGTAAACAGCGTTAAAAAACGGTTGTTTTGAGTAATAACCAGCATTTACGTATACATTGTTTTTCTCATTAATGTTGTAGTTTGCACCACCTTTTACGTTTCCACCTACTATATTTTTGTAGTCTGTTGAAGCTAATTCAGGATTTACAGCTGGATCGTACAAGAAGTTATCTTCTCTTTTGTATCCTTGTTGAGAGACTGCCCCTTGAATAAATGCAGTTAAATTATCTTTAGAGTACTCTAATTGAGTAAAAGCTCCATACCATCTTACATTTCCAGTACTGTTGAATGAAATTTTATCATAATCTACTTTTTTGAAAACATTCCATTGAACGTCTGTAGAATACTCAGTTGTAAGGTGTCTACCTCCTGGTTGTAAGCTTTTAATGGATGTATCGTAAAATTCACCTCCACCTAGTAGGTCATTTAGTACAGTAAAGTGATATCCTTTGTAAGTTCTAGCATCAACTCCAAAATCTAAAGTTAATGTATTGCTTAATTTTTTATTCAAGTTAATTACAGCACCAAACCAGTCATGTGAGTTGATAGATGCAGTTTGTGAGATTCCTGAAGTTCCTGAACTTGCAGCAGCAGGAGTGTTAGCATTTGATCCTGAAGAGAATGTGTTTTGGTAAACACCTCCAACTTTAGCTCTAGTTTGTAATCCAGTAAAACCATCTATATAAACCGATTGACCAGAGTTGTAAGCTACAATTTTATCATAATCTACTAAACCATTAGCTGTTCTGAATGCTGTTGCATCACTGTAGACTTTTCCTCTAATACCACCTGAAGCACTTGCTCCAGCTCCACGTCCCATTGAAGCGTAAAATACACTAGAAAGTTTAGTAGTTTCGTTTATTTTGTAATCCCAGTTGATAGAAGCAATTGGTTTGTGGTAGTAGTTTTTTCTAATATTGTACGTTTCTCCATCTAAATATCCTGCATCTGCATTATATCTTGTATTTGGGTTGTCAACAGAACCGTATTTTTGGTAAGTTTCAATTGATATGTTTGAAGATCTCTGATTGTGCCATTGTGGCGCACCAGTTAAAGTAAATTGGAAATCATGTTTGTTGTCTTTTGTAGAATATCCTAAAGCTACATAATAATTAGTACCTTCGAATTCTGTTCCTTTTACATATCCGTCTCCACGAGTTTGTGACAATAAAACAGAAGCAGAAAGACCATTGTCTAATTTTCCAGTATTGTAAGATCCTTGCAATTTTAAATAATTTGCATTACCAAATCCTGAAGAAAATGACCCACCTTCTTTCATGTCAGAAGATTTAGTTACAATGTTTATTGTTCCTCCTACAGAAGATACAGCAAGTTTAGATGAACCTAGACCTCTTTGTACTTGCATTGCTGAAGTTACATCTGCAAGTCCAGCCCAGTTACTCCAGTAAACAGTTCCACCTTCCATGTCGTTAATTGGCATACCATTTACCATTACAGCAATGTTTTTTTGGTCAAATCCACGAATGTTAATTCTTGAATCTCCGTATCCACCACCACCTTTTGTAGTATATACTGAAGGTGTATTTCTTAAGATTTCAGGAAATTCCTGAGTTCCTAATTTTGCTTGAATTTCTGAAGCTTTAATTGTAGAAACAGCAACAGGAGTTTTTCTGTCCTTTGCGATATCAACTATGGTACTTTTTATAACAATCTCTTCTAATTGGTTAGAGTTTGATGTTAAAACGATAGTTCCTAAATTAGTTGTTCCGCCTTTAGAAACAGAAAATTTAATTGTTTTAGTATCGTAACCTAAGTAAGAAATAACTATTTCTCCAGAAGCTACTGAAGTTGAAATAGAAAATTTTCCATCAAAATCGCTTGAACTAGCTTCGGTTGATCCTTTAACAACAGCGTTAGCTCCAGGTAAAGAATTTGAACCATCGGTAATAGTACCTGTGATTTTTCCTTGCGAAAATACGGTTGAAACTATCATGAACAATAGTCCTGTGAGTAACCAATTTTTCATTGTCTTCATTTGTTATTTAGTTAATTGTTTTTGGCAAAATTATAACAAATTAATCGGATTATGTTATCAAAACGTTAAGAAAATTATGTTTTGCGTAATCTCTTGAATATTAAAGGGGTTTTGTTGATTTATAATAAGGAAATTAATGTTTTTTTGAATTTTCAACGTGATTATTTGTTAAAATGGCAATGAGCTTTAGCCATAAAAAGGGAGTTGGTGTTAAATTTGGATGAACAGAATATGTTGAAAATTAGTATTATAAGAAAAAGCTTATTGATCGGATGTGAATCAATAAGCTTTTATGTATTGTGTAGTATTAAGTTTCTAGTACTTACTTATTTTTTAAGAAATAATTTAGTAAAAAAGAAGTTGAACTATCGTGGTTTTTTACTGTTTTTGTATTGATTTCATCAAGTATAGAATTAGCCAATTGCTTTCCTAATTCTACTCCCCATTGATCATAGCTAAATATATTCCATATAATTCCTTGTACAAATATTTTGTGTTCATATAGAGCAATTAATGAACCTAAAGATTTTGGAGTTAGTTTTTGAATCAATATTGTATTTGTAGGTTTGTTACCAGTAAATACTTTAAAAGGTAATAAAAATGCTGCCTTGTCTGCTGCAAGACCTTGTTTGTCAAATTCGGCTTGAACTTGTTCTTTTGTTTTTCCGTGCAATAAGGCTTCCGTTTGTGCAAAGAAGTTTGACATCAATTTATTGTGATGGTCTTCGTTACCGTATAAAGGTTTGATATACCCGATAAAATCAGTTGGAATTAATTTTGTTCCTTGATGTATTAATTGGAAAAAAGCATGTTGTGAGTTTGTTCCAGGTTCTCCCCAAATGATTGTTCCAGTTTGGTAGTTAACAGGTTTTCCATCACGTCCAACACTTTTTCCATTGCTTTCCATGGTTGCTTGTTGCAAATAAGGAGCTAATTTTTGTAAATACTGTGTGTATGGAATTAATGCTTCGCTTTCGGCTCCAAAGAAATTATTGTACCAAACACTTAATAGAGCTAGAATTACTGGAATGTTTTGATCAAACTCGGCCGATTTAAAATGTTCGTCCATTTCATAAGCACCATTTAACAATTCGTCATAATTATCAAATCCAACAGCTAAGCTAATGCTTAAACCAACGGCACTCCATAATGAAAAGCGTCCTCCAACCCAATCCCACATAGGAAAAACATTGTCAGGGTTAATTCCAAATTCAGTAACTTTTTCAATGTTAGTTGATACTGCTACGAAATGTTTTGCGATGTCTTCCTGACTAGCCGATTTTAAAAACCATTCTTTTATGGTTTCTGAATTGGTTAGTGTTTCTTGAGTAGTGAAAGTTTTAGAGACAATTACGAATAATGTTGTTTCTGGGTTTAATTTTTTAATTACTTCATTAACATGGTCGCCATCTACATTTGAAACAAAATGTGTCGTTAGGTGATTTTTGTAAAATTGTAAAGCTTCAACCGCCATTACAGGTCCTAAATCAGATCCACCAATACCAATGTTTACAATATCAGTAAATGTTTTTCCTGTGAATCCTTTTCTTGCTCCAGAAGTAACTTCTTGGGTGAATGTTTTTATTTTGTTTTTTACGCTATAAACTTCAGGTATTACATTTTGTCCATCAGCTTTTATTACTGCAGATTCTTTGGCGCGTAATGCGGTGTGTAGTACAGCTCTGTTTTCTGTTTGATTAATTAGCTCACCATTAAAGTAATCACTAATTGCATTCTTTACTCCAATTGTATTGGCTAATTCAAGTAAAAGAGATATTGTTTCTTGATTGATATTGTTCTTAGAGTAATCAACTAAAAAATCATTCCATTTTAAATTGAATTTTTCTGCTCTTGAATTGTCAGCTTGAAACAATTCTTGCATAGTAGTTCCTTGGATGTCTTTATAGTGGTTTTGTAATTTTTTCCACGCTTCGGTCCCAGTTGGGTTTGTTGTATTTAAAGCCATTTTTATGTTTAAAATTGTAGTTCGGTTATTGAAAAACAAAAATACTGAAATTAGTTTTAATTGTTTGAAACTTTACAGTTATATAACAAAATTAAGGCTTATACGTGTATTATGATGTTCTTTATTAATTGTTCTAGGAGGGCTTGTGGAGTGAGTAATAATGGCTACAAATTACCAATGCTGTCCAGTTCTCTTTTTAGAGGTTCTATTTGTTTCATAAAACGTTCTCTGTTTCTGCCAGTCAACGATTCTCCGGTAGGTAAGTTGAGTTTTAAAGCATCTACTTGTACGCCATTTTTCCAGAAGCGATAACATACGTGAGGTCCTGTTGCTAAACCAGTACTTCCTACTAGTCCAATAGTTTGACCTTGTGTGACACGTTGTCCGCGTCTTACTAATATTCGAGACATATGTAAATATTGAGTAGAGTAAGTACCATTATGTTTTACTTTAACAAAATTTCCATTTCCAGCTGTATACCCCGTAGTTTCTACAATTCCGGCTGCTGTTGTAGATATTGGGGTTCCTGTAGGTGCCGCATAATCGGTTCCTTTATGTGCTTTCCAAGTATGTTGTACAGGGTGGAATCTATTGCTAGTAAATCTAGATGTGATTCGGCTAAATTTTATTGGTGTCTTTAAAAAAAGATTTTTAAGCGTTTTTCCTTGATCGTCATAATATTCTATTCTTCCAGATGTTGTGTCTTGTTCAAAAGGAAATGCATAAACGAGTTTACCTTTGTATTCAAAGAAAGCAGCTTCAAGTTCTTCAACGCCATCATAGATAGAGTCATTTATAAAGCGTTCTTTAAAAATTAAGCCATAGCGATCTCCTTTTTTTAGTTTGAAGAAGTCAATTGACCAAGCAAATATTTTAGTAATTCGACCAGCAAGAGCGGCTTCGACACTTTCATTGCCTAAAGTTTCTGATAAAGAACTTTTTAAAACGCCACCTATTATTTTTCGTTTAAGAGTAACGGGTTTTACTTTTCTGTATGCCTTTGCTATGCTGTCTCGTAAATCAATTACATAATAGCTTAATGCATCGGGCTGGTAAATGAAAACTTGTAGGTCATTTGTTTTGTTTTTTGATCTAAGGAGCGTGTATGGTTTGTGGTAACGTATTGATCTAACGTTAAACGAGTCTTTAATTTGTTCTACAATAGTGTAGACTTGCTTGTTACCAATGTTTTGTCCTTGTATGATAGTGCCAAAGGTTTGCCCTTTTTCTATAGTGTCATTAACTACATTGTAGTCAGCATAATTAAATCCAAATTCAGTTTTAGGTGGTTTTGGTTTGGTAATTTTAGTTTCAATTTTATCCGTTGTTTTATTACATGATATTATTAAAAATAACATTATTATAATTGCTGATACTTGTTTCAAACTTTCCTTTTTTATTAATTAAACTTCTTTTTCATTTCCCCAATTGGCTAATTCTTCTGGACTCCATAGTTCTGGAAAAAATATCCTCCGTTGGTATTTTGGATGCATGTATTTTTGCCAATCACTTCCGCCAGTTGCTTCTCCATTTCCTTTTCCGCTTTCAAGAATGTATTTTATGGCTGTGTTTAAATGTTGCATTACCCAAGTAATATTTACTGTATGGTCATAATGACGCATGGCTTGAATTAATGTTGGGTTCTTTTGATCTTTTTCTGGAAGTTGTTTGAATTTTTGCCAAATGTTTTTGGTTTGATATTCTTTCATTTGAGTCAGAAATTGAGATTTGTATTTTTTCTCAAATTCTTGAAGTAAATATGATTTCTTTCCTGTTTTGTAATCCTTTCCAGCAGCTTGCCAATATAAGTGCTCAAAGCTAGTTTCTAAGTCAGTGTTTGCGTCAAAGCTATCTTTGTACCTGCGATCTGTTAGGTTGATTACATCGGTTGAAGAGAATTCGATTAGTCGATATTGTGCGCTCTGAAAACCACTAGCAGGAGTTAATGTGTTTCGGAATTTCATATACTGTTCTACTTCCATTCCGTTTTCCATTATGCTAAATGAGTTGGTTAGCATATCAAAATATCTTGTAATTCTAGAAAGGCGTTCGCTGAAGAAATCAGTTTGAATATTTTCTACTTCTGAAATTTGTTCAATTTCCCAAAGAATCATTTTGAATATTAATTCATTTACCTGATGGTACATAATAAATACCATTTCGTCAGGAAGTGTCGTTCTTTGTATTTGTAGATTTAAAAGTGCGTCAGTTTGAATGTAATCCCAATACGTAATGGGTTTAGACCAAAGCAGACCTTCTAATTGTACGTCTGTTTTTTGGTTGATAGCATGGTATTTTTTATCAATTTCTTTTAAAATTGATTCTGAATTATCAGTGATATTCATTATTTTTTTACTTTAAGTGGATTTTTTAATCCTTTGAACGCATCTAAATCGGCTTTTATCGAGCCAACAGCAAGTTCAGCTTTTACTCGAACAGGTAATTTGTTGTCGTCATCTGTTATCCAGAGTGTTACGCTTTCTTTTTCTTTGAAAACTCGTCCCGATTGTACTAATGGTTTAAATATCATAGTTGGAACGGTCCCAAATTTAGTTGTAATATCCTCACGACCTACGAATTTTAACTTAAATTTTGTTGTTTCGTTGTCAAAAAACATGTCGATCGTTATTGAGTCTCCTGATTTTAGTTTGTCTATATTAGGATGATTCCTCAAATAATAAAATGCGGATATTATATCTTGTACGTTTTTGTTAACAGTAACTGTTTTTTCGGTTTTGTGTTTGTAGTCTTTTACTAGAACTCGACCATCTTGACTAAAAAAACCTTCTTGATTTTTGGTGTAGCCGCCTTCGTCTATTTTTCGTACAAACTGATACGGGTTTCCGGTTTCTTTGTCAAAGTAGCTTTCATATAGGTCGTCTACTTTGAAGAAAAATCGAGACATACCTGTTGTGTACCCTTTGCCTACTGCATGGAATACTTTTTTATTATTTACTGTAGCTTCTTTTATTTCGAGAGTTGCATACCCGGCATTTATAATGCCATAGTGTATTCTAAACTTGAACCATTCACCTACATCAAAAGCATCTTCTTTTTGGGTGTCGAAGCTAAGTGTAAGGATGACGAATATGGAGAGGATTAGTTTTTTCATAAGTTTCTTTGACAATTTATAAAAATAAATGCAAATTCTATTCCAAATGTATTAAAACAAAAAAACTCAGTCAAGGAATGACTGAGTTTTTATGCTATTAACTAACCAAAAAACTATAAATTATGAAATTTATATCAATTTAGGAAGGAAACCACCCCCTCCTGTTTTGCGAGTGCAAAGATAGATACAAACTCCTTAAAAATAATAGCAAAAAAGTTAGTTTAACATAACATTTGCAAAAAAAGCATCAGTTTAAAGAGGATTTTTTTACATAATGCATAAAAAATGCGTTTTTACAGCGTTCCTCGCAATTCTTGTTCTCTTTCAATTGACTCAAAAAGGGCTTTAAAGTTCCCTGCACCGAATCCTTTTGCTCCCATTCTCTGAATTATTTCGAAAAATAGGGTAGGACGGTCTTGAACAGGCTTAGTAAAGATCTGTAATAAATACCCATCTTCATCTGCATCGACCATGATAGCTAGTTTTTCAATTTCATTTAAATCTTCTTTCATCATATCCATATG encodes:
- a CDS encoding septal ring lytic transglycosylase RlpA family protein, whose translation is MSNKTSIILSILIITFLSCGFSYITSQTKPVDPKIIQDTLKNPRNKTVASPTNTEKDSITIDKNSKLKLYKKSAHASYYADRFNGRKTANGSRFNNNKYTAAHKKLPFGTKVKVTNEANGKFVIVEITDRGPFVKTREIDLSKRAFMDITKNKGAGAMKVTIETIEKIK
- a CDS encoding TonB-dependent receptor; its protein translation is MKTMKNWLLTGLLFMIVSTVFSQGKITGTITDGSNSLPGANAVVKGSTEASSSDFDGKFSISTSVASGEIVISYLGYDTKTIKFSVSKGGTTNLGTIVLTSNSNQLEEIVIKSTIVDIAKDRKTPVAVSTIKASEIQAKLGTQEFPEILRNTPSVYTTKGGGGYGDSRINIRGFDQKNIAVMVNGMPINDMEGGTVYWSNWAGLADVTSAMQVQRGLGSSKLAVSSVGGTINIVTKSSDMKEGGSFSSGFGNANYLKLQGSYNTGKLDNGLSASVLLSQTRGDGYVKGTEFEGTNYYVALGYSTKDNKHDFQFTLTGAPQWHNQRSSNISIETYQKYGSVDNPNTRYNADAGYLDGETYNIRKNYYHKPIASINWDYKINETTKLSSVFYASMGRGAGASASGGIRGKVYSDATAFRTANGLVDYDKIVAYNSGQSVYIDGFTGLQTRAKVGGVYQNTFSSGSNANTPAAASSGTSGISQTASINSHDWFGAVINLNKKLSNTLTLDFGVDARTYKGYHFTVLNDLLGGGEFYDTSIKSLQPGGRHLTTEYSTDVQWNVFKKVDYDKISFNSTGNVRWYGAFTQLEYSKDNLTAFIQGAVSQQGYKREDNFLYDPAVNPELASTDYKNIVGGNVKGGANYNINEKNNVYVNAGYYSKQPFFNAVYPNNKSTVNPNLTNEKIIGFEAGYGFRSRFFNATVNVYNTTWNDRYLKGKALPTSAQYPSNTTYTEYVGLNEVHSGIEFEGSSNLTEKLKVNAMFSYGIWEYKGNATVNAYLQADNTPIPEFTGATVYMDKVKVGDAAQITASLGASYEVLTRVTLDANYNFNDKLYAGLSPVDFTSPDNKGALELPSYGIMDAGFSYKMLLGRDKDKSMNFRLNVNNVLDKIYIAESRTNTFADDFINGKDGATYASAGRTYNGVATNNQVFFGFGRTWNFTLSYNF
- a CDS encoding tryptophan 2,3-dioxygenase family protein; its protein translation is MNITDNSESILKEIDKKYHAINQKTDVQLEGLLWSKPITYWDYIQTDALLNLQIQRTTLPDEMVFIMYHQVNELIFKMILWEIEQISEVENIQTDFFSERLSRITRYFDMLTNSFSIMENGMEVEQYMKFRNTLTPASGFQSAQYRLIEFSSTDVINLTDRRYKDSFDANTDLETSFEHLYWQAAGKDYKTGKKSYLLQEFEKKYKSQFLTQMKEYQTKNIWQKFKQLPEKDQKNPTLIQAMRHYDHTVNITWVMQHLNTAIKYILESGKGNGEATGGSDWQKYMHPKYQRRIFFPELWSPEELANWGNEKEV
- a CDS encoding peptidoglycan DD-metalloendopeptidase family protein — translated: MLFLIISCNKTTDKIETKITKPKPPKTEFGFNYADYNVVNDTIEKGQTFGTIIQGQNIGNKQVYTIVEQIKDSFNVRSIRYHKPYTLLRSKNKTNDLQVFIYQPDALSYYVIDLRDSIAKAYRKVKPVTLKRKIIGGVLKSSLSETLGNESVEAALAGRITKIFAWSIDFFKLKKGDRYGLIFKERFINDSIYDGVEELEAAFFEYKGKLVYAFPFEQDTTSGRIEYYDDQGKTLKNLFLKTPIKFSRITSRFTSNRFHPVQHTWKAHKGTDYAAPTGTPISTTAAGIVETTGYTAGNGNFVKVKHNGTYSTQYLHMSRILVRRGQRVTQGQTIGLVGSTGLATGPHVCYRFWKNGVQVDALKLNLPTGESLTGRNRERFMKQIEPLKRELDSIGNL
- a CDS encoding YicC/YloC family endoribonuclease, giving the protein MIQSMTGFGKASLQLPTKKITVEVKSLNSKGLDLNVRMPSLYREMELGLRNQIALKLERGKVDFSIFIESTSEQTSTKVNVPIVKIYINQLKEVYPQADETELMKMAIRMPDTLKTEREEIDENDWEQIQTVIEEALQNILNFRKDEGESLEKEFQLRIGNIRQYMTDALALDPERVQAIKDRLQTAISELKVNVDENRFEQELIYYLEKLDITEEKVRLTNHLDYFLETINGTEANGRKLGFITQEMGREINTMGSKSNHAQMQKLVVMMKDELEKIKEQVLNVL
- a CDS encoding DUF3108 domain-containing protein, giving the protein MKKLILSIFVILTLSFDTQKEDAFDVGEWFKFRIHYGIINAGYATLEIKEATVNNKKVFHAVGKGYTTGMSRFFFKVDDLYESYFDKETGNPYQFVRKIDEGGYTKNQEGFFSQDGRVLVKDYKHKTEKTVTVNKNVQDIISAFYYLRNHPNIDKLKSGDSITIDMFFDNETTKFKLKFVGREDITTKFGTVPTMIFKPLVQSGRVFKEKESVTLWITDDDNKLPVRVKAELAVGSIKADLDAFKGLKNPLKVKK
- a CDS encoding arsenate reductase family protein, with product MNKIYYLASCDTCRKIIKGLPKDIDLAYHDIKQNPITETELEEMHQLAGSYEALFSKKAQLYKSMDLKNKSLTEADFKKYILEHYTFLSRPVFIIDEKIYIGNSQQNILQVMKALAK
- a CDS encoding DinB family protein, which gives rise to MTQTFEATRVSRNLISQFLNNFSLEQLNKTPEGFNNNVIWNIAHIIVTQQLLVYKLSGLPMMVSDELVEKYRKGTKPEGDISQAELEEIKSLLFETINKTEEDYSAKVFKTYNELTTSLGFVFKNIDDALSFNNYHEALHVGIMMSIRKFI
- the pgi gene encoding glucose-6-phosphate isomerase, translated to MALNTTNPTGTEAWKKLQNHYKDIQGTTMQELFQADNSRAEKFNLKWNDFLVDYSKNNINQETISLLLELANTIGVKNAISDYFNGELINQTENRAVLHTALRAKESAVIKADGQNVIPEVYSVKNKIKTFTQEVTSGARKGFTGKTFTDIVNIGIGGSDLGPVMAVEALQFYKNHLTTHFVSNVDGDHVNEVIKKLNPETTLFVIVSKTFTTQETLTNSETIKEWFLKSASQEDIAKHFVAVSTNIEKVTEFGINPDNVFPMWDWVGGRFSLWSAVGLSISLAVGFDNYDELLNGAYEMDEHFKSAEFDQNIPVILALLSVWYNNFFGAESEALIPYTQYLQKLAPYLQQATMESNGKSVGRDGKPVNYQTGTIIWGEPGTNSQHAFFQLIHQGTKLIPTDFIGYIKPLYGNEDHHNKLMSNFFAQTEALLHGKTKEQVQAEFDKQGLAADKAAFLLPFKVFTGNKPTNTILIQKLTPKSLGSLIALYEHKIFVQGIIWNIFSYDQWGVELGKQLANSILDEINTKTVKNHDSSTSFLLNYFLKNK